The Acidobacteriota bacterium DNA segment CGGCCCGGCAGGTTCCGTTCATCGCGCCACCGCCGGCGCCGTCGCGCCGCGCGCCGGCACGGTGCCGGGCGTCGGTCGCACGTAGACCCGCGCGTCGAATCGCAGGTCGACGTAGTCGATCTCCGGCACCCGCTCGCGCAGCGCCGGTTCGATCTCGAGATACGCGCGCAGCCGCTCGGCGAACGCCGTGTCGCCGAGCTGCAGCAGGGCCGGGTCGCCGTCGAGCATCACGACGGCGTTCCGGGGGTCGGCCACGTCGAGCTGCGACAGCCGATCGACCAGGCGCTGGTCGTCGGACAACGACTCGAGCACGCGCGCGACGAGGCCGACCTTCGCCGGGTCGGGCGGCGTCGCCGCGCCGGCACCCTCGTCGAGTCCGTCGACGATGGGCAGGTCGAACTCCGCGTACTGGGGCCCGTACTCGTCGATGATCGTGCCCTCCGCGTCGAGCAGGTAGAGGCGGCCGCCGAGCCGGCCGATCGCCAGCGGCAGGCGCTCGACGACATCGATCTCCACCGTCGACGGCAGCACGCGCCGCAGGGTGGCCTCGCTCACCCAGGGCGAGGCCATCACGCGATCGCGCCACGCCTCGAGGTCGGCCCGCAGCATGTGCTGGCCCTGGAGCCCGCCCACGAGCGCGATCACCTCGCCCGTGGACAGCTGCGCGTTCCCCCGCACGATCACCCGCTGCACCGTGAAGGTCGACGACGCCAGCGCGGCCTGGGCCGACAGGTAGACGCTCCCGATGACGGTCGCCCCGACGAGCGCGTGCCGAGCGACGGTGACGACCTGGCGGAGGCGCGACCGGCGCCGCCTCGACGGCGCGAGCTGCGCGCGACGGAACCGGCGGTCGCCTGGAGCCGTCACGGTCACTGCCGGTCTCCTTCGGAGGCACGGCCGGGCCGCGATCCCCGGTCGAGCGCCAGCAGGATGCGCTCGCCGACCGACCCGATCGACCCTGCGCCGAGCGTGATGACCATGTCGCCGGGGCGGGCGATCCCGGCGACGGCGGCCGGCACGTCGTCGAGCGACGGGACGACGTGGACGGGCGTCGTGCCCGACGCCCTGACGGCCTCCGCCAGCGCCGTCACGGTCACGCCGTCGATCGGCGGCTCGCCCGCGGCGTAGATGTCGGTGAGGACGACCTCGTCGGCCGTCGCGAGCACGCGGCCGAACTCGACCAGCAGGTGCGCCGTCCGCGTGTAGCGGTGGGGCTGGAAGACGACGCACAGCCTCCGCTCGAGGCCGGCGCGCGCGGCCGAGAGCACCGCCGCGATCTCGGTGGGGTGGTGCCCGTAGTCGTCGACCACCATGACGCCGTCGACCTCGCCGAGCAACTGGAAGCGGCGCTCGGCACCGCGGAACTCCGAGAGCGCCGAGGCGATGCGGTCGAAGCCGATC contains these protein-coding regions:
- a CDS encoding FtsQ-type POTRA domain-containing protein, with product MTVTAPGDRRFRRAQLAPSRRRRSRLRQVVTVARHALVGATVIGSVYLSAQAALASSTFTVQRVIVRGNAQLSTGEVIALVGGLQGQHMLRADLEAWRDRVMASPWVSEATLRRVLPSTVEIDVVERLPLAIGRLGGRLYLLDAEGTIIDEYGPQYAEFDLPIVDGLDEGAGAATPPDPAKVGLVARVLESLSDDQRLVDRLSQLDVADPRNAVVMLDGDPALLQLGDTAFAERLRAYLEIEPALRERVPEIDYVDLRFDARVYVRPTPGTVPARGATAPAVAR